In Streptomyces sp. RFCAC02, the following proteins share a genomic window:
- a CDS encoding RraA family protein, giving the protein MGNAELLRLFDGLRVADVRDGLDWAGLHAKGTVSPDVTPLWQGARMTGIARTMRLRPSEKAVPPLTPEEYTEWAGRWYREIYPNRITPTIEQGDIVVIQSAGLPVGEVGSNNSLEWHAAGATGVLTSGGVRDTDECIMQEVPIFCRYRAQSMVQGRVEFDSLQVPVDIGGVLIRPGDIVVADGDGVVAVPVEHAETVAKYARQELDNDKIGRRRIYEQLGRPLDDSVL; this is encoded by the coding sequence ATGGGAAACGCTGAACTGCTCCGCCTTTTCGACGGACTTCGCGTCGCCGACGTCCGTGACGGCCTGGACTGGGCCGGACTGCACGCCAAGGGCACCGTCTCCCCGGACGTCACCCCTCTGTGGCAGGGCGCGCGGATGACCGGCATCGCCCGCACCATGCGGCTGCGGCCGTCGGAGAAGGCGGTGCCGCCGCTGACTCCCGAGGAGTACACGGAGTGGGCCGGCCGCTGGTATCGCGAGATCTACCCGAACCGGATCACGCCGACCATCGAGCAGGGCGACATCGTCGTGATCCAGTCCGCCGGGCTGCCGGTCGGCGAGGTCGGCTCCAACAACTCGCTCGAGTGGCACGCGGCCGGCGCCACCGGCGTGCTGACCAGCGGCGGGGTCCGCGACACCGACGAGTGCATCATGCAGGAGGTCCCCATCTTCTGCCGCTACCGCGCCCAGAGCATGGTCCAGGGCCGGGTGGAGTTCGACTCCCTCCAGGTGCCGGTGGACATCGGCGGCGTCCTGATCCGCCCCGGCGACATCGTGGTGGCGGACGGGGACGGCGTGGTGGCGGTCCCGGTCGAGCACGCCGAGACGGTCGCCAAGTACGCCCGCCAGGAACTGGACAACGACAAGATCGGCCGCCGCCGCATCTACGAGCAGCTCGGCCGGCCGCTGGACGACTCGGTCCTGTGA
- a CDS encoding NAD(P)-dependent oxidoreductase, which translates to MIARESTRVGFIGLGNLGRPMAEALLASGWRLTVADRAPGRAEECAALGALPASGDADLAACDVLALAVPDDAAVEAILTPLLPALPDGALVLVHSTVLPQTARALAARAAEHGVGLLDAPVSGGAERAARGDLSVMVGGAAEDLDRARPVLETVGSDVRHVGPPGAGAAVKLANQLMMFAALAGAHEALDLAAAHGVGAEDVLGAVSGGTGDSWVARHWGFFDDVADAYDAGGTPVSERPWSKDLWEVTAAARAAGVALPLTGLLAQTMADRVERHARSARRR; encoded by the coding sequence GTGATCGCCCGCGAATCCACCCGCGTCGGCTTCATCGGCCTGGGCAACCTGGGCCGGCCGATGGCGGAGGCACTGCTGGCGAGCGGCTGGCGGCTGACCGTCGCCGACCGCGCCCCGGGCCGGGCCGAGGAGTGCGCCGCGCTCGGCGCGCTCCCGGCGTCGGGCGACGCCGACCTCGCCGCCTGCGACGTCCTCGCCCTCGCCGTACCGGACGACGCGGCGGTCGAGGCGATCCTGACTCCGCTGCTGCCCGCGCTGCCGGACGGCGCGCTGGTCCTGGTGCACAGCACGGTCCTGCCGCAGACGGCGCGCGCGCTCGCGGCACGCGCCGCCGAACACGGCGTCGGCCTCCTGGACGCACCGGTCAGCGGTGGCGCCGAACGTGCCGCCCGCGGCGACCTGTCCGTCATGGTGGGCGGCGCGGCCGAAGACCTGGACCGCGCCCGCCCGGTGCTGGAGACGGTCGGCTCCGACGTGCGGCACGTCGGCCCGCCGGGGGCCGGCGCGGCGGTCAAACTCGCCAACCAGCTCATGATGTTCGCCGCACTCGCCGGCGCCCACGAGGCGCTCGACCTGGCGGCCGCCCACGGCGTCGGCGCCGAGGACGTCCTCGGCGCGGTGTCCGGCGGCACCGGCGACTCATGGGTGGCACGCCACTGGGGCTTCTTCGACGACGTCGCCGACGCGTACGACGCGGGCGGGACACCCGTGTCCGAACGCCCCTGGAGCAAGGACCTGTGGGAGGTGACGGCCGCGGCCCGCGCCGCGGGCGTCGCCCTCCCCCTGACCGGGCTCCTCGCCCAGACCATGGCCGACCGCGTGGAGAGACACGCGCGCTCGGCGCGGCGGCGCTGA
- a CDS encoding sugar ABC transporter permease gives MKENNAGGRSGGTGTPTRPEPPRTLSKGRRARGDNRAAYAFLTPWLIGMLVFTIGPMLFSLYLAFTRYDLSSSPEWIGLDNFRRMFTTDPRFFSSVDVTLTYVLWSVPLLLAVSLGLAMVLNRGLRFLTGYRALFYMPSLIGGSVAVAALWRQIFGEEGIVNKALGSIGIDHGSWIGDPGSALYTIVILQVWTFGSAMVIFLAGLRQIPQELYDAAAVDGAGPVRRFRSVTLPTLSPLIFFNLLLSVVNAFQAFTGAYVVSNGTGGPSDSTMFYTLYLYEQGFAQLNMGYAAAMAWVLVLGLAIFAGLLMFSTRYWVHYGDER, from the coding sequence ATGAAGGAAAACAACGCGGGCGGGAGATCGGGAGGCACCGGGACGCCCACCCGGCCCGAGCCACCCCGCACCCTGTCCAAGGGCCGCCGTGCCAGAGGGGACAACCGGGCCGCCTACGCGTTCCTCACCCCGTGGCTCATCGGCATGCTGGTGTTCACCATCGGCCCGATGCTGTTCTCGCTGTACCTGGCGTTCACCCGCTACGACCTGTCCAGTTCGCCGGAGTGGATCGGTCTGGACAACTTCCGGCGGATGTTCACCACCGACCCGCGGTTCTTCTCGTCGGTGGACGTCACCCTCACCTACGTCCTGTGGTCCGTGCCGCTGCTGCTGGCGGTGTCCCTCGGCCTGGCCATGGTCCTCAACCGCGGCCTGCGGTTCCTCACCGGCTACCGCGCCCTGTTCTACATGCCGTCGCTGATCGGCGGCAGTGTGGCGGTGGCGGCGCTGTGGCGGCAGATCTTCGGCGAGGAAGGCATCGTCAACAAGGCGCTGGGCTCCATCGGCATCGACCACGGCAGCTGGATCGGCGACCCCGGCTCGGCGCTCTACACCATCGTGATCCTGCAGGTGTGGACGTTCGGCTCCGCCATGGTCATCTTCCTGGCCGGCCTGCGGCAGATCCCGCAGGAGCTGTACGACGCGGCAGCGGTGGACGGCGCGGGACCGGTACGCCGCTTCCGCTCCGTGACCCTGCCGACGCTGTCACCGCTGATCTTCTTCAACCTCCTACTCAGCGTGGTCAACGCGTTCCAGGCGTTCACGGGCGCCTACGTCGTCAGCAACGGCACCGGCGGCCCCTCCGACTCGACCATGTTCTACACGCTCTACCTCTACGAACAGGGCTTCGCCCAGCTCAACATGGGCTACGCGGCGGCCATGGCCTGGGTGCTGGTCCTCGGACTCGCGATCTTCGCGGGGCTCCTCATGTTCAGCACCCGGTACTGGGTCCACTACGGAGACGAACGATGA
- a CDS encoding carbohydrate ABC transporter permease, whose product MTTTVRAARRPRRPLFGSRPTRSPLLRALAKHSVMIILLVLMLYPLLWMFGASFRPDNKVFTTLGLFTGDFTTDNYTQGWSGGDQLNFSRFFLNSLTLTVLCIIGNLVSCSLTAYAFARLDFRFKKVLFALVIATLLLPYHVTLVPQYIMFNQLGWVNTLLPLVVPKILATDAFFIFLMVQFIRALPRSLDDAARIDGCGHWGIFRRVIVPLSVPALGTTALFTFINTWNDFLGPMLYLTEPDTWTVSQGLASFLDATGQSSYGSLFAMSTLSLVPVLGFFIAAQKLLVEGIATSGLK is encoded by the coding sequence ATGACCACGACCGTCCGCGCGGCCCGCCGCCCGCGCCGCCCGCTCTTCGGCAGCCGGCCCACCCGGAGCCCGCTGCTCCGCGCCCTGGCCAAACACAGCGTCATGATCATCCTGCTGGTGCTCATGCTCTACCCGCTGCTGTGGATGTTCGGCGCGTCCTTCCGCCCCGACAACAAGGTCTTCACGACCCTGGGCCTGTTCACGGGCGACTTCACCACCGACAACTACACCCAGGGCTGGAGCGGCGGCGACCAGCTCAACTTCTCCCGCTTCTTCCTCAACTCACTGACCCTGACGGTGCTGTGCATCATCGGCAATCTCGTGAGCTGCTCCCTGACCGCCTACGCGTTCGCACGGCTGGACTTCCGTTTCAAGAAGGTGCTGTTCGCGCTCGTCATCGCCACGCTGCTCCTGCCGTACCACGTGACGCTCGTCCCGCAATACATCATGTTCAACCAGCTCGGCTGGGTGAACACCCTGCTGCCGCTGGTCGTCCCCAAGATCCTGGCCACCGACGCCTTCTTCATCTTCCTGATGGTGCAGTTCATCCGGGCGCTGCCGCGCAGCCTCGACGACGCCGCCCGCATCGACGGCTGCGGCCACTGGGGCATCTTCCGGCGGGTCATCGTCCCGCTGTCCGTACCGGCGCTCGGCACGACCGCCCTGTTCACGTTCATCAACACCTGGAACGACTTCCTCGGCCCGATGCTCTACCTCACCGAACCGGACACCTGGACCGTCTCCCAGGGGCTCGCGTCCTTCCTCGACGCCACCGGGCAGTCCAGTTACGGCTCCCTGTTCGCCATGTCCACCCTCTCGCTCGTGCCGGTCCTGGGCTTCTTCATCGCCGCCCAGAAACTCCTCGTCGAGGGCATCGCCACCAGCGGTCTGAAATGA
- a CDS encoding extracellular solute-binding protein, which translates to MRLRFRRRPLAAGAATLLALLTAACGHGMPDHTDAELRGQGEITGDIRFSWWGSASRNAVTNEVADIFEEQFPGTHVEREAADFGNYFKRLNVQGAGRNMPCVTQLQARTLGDFTVRDTLLPLDPMIESGAIDVSHIPEAVLDTGRGPDGKLYMLPTGAAYDSLMVNETLADEAGVALPRPGYDWDDYLAFLRDADAALPDDIAPTALRGGLPNFFIAYVQGLGGTMFDGNRLGFSKDLLTEYWQMWQDMAGEGLTNSPAANSEEPTSPEASYVAQGDVLSDNRPGNALTPAQGTLDGTGTGERLTTLPLPSGPAGSGNVLITSGMSIPRNCENVPTAAAFIDFWANDERSGDLYASANGAVTNTELLQRQLDDPEQPDLKRQELTLYQQIVADDPPIVLYPPGYMAVFESAFTRAYEDIAFGSASVPEAVDAFFEEANAGLAA; encoded by the coding sequence ATGAGACTCCGCTTCCGGCGCCGCCCCCTGGCGGCCGGCGCCGCCACCCTGCTCGCGCTGCTCACCGCGGCCTGCGGCCACGGCATGCCCGACCACACCGACGCCGAACTGCGCGGGCAGGGCGAGATCACCGGGGACATCCGCTTCTCCTGGTGGGGCTCCGCGTCCCGCAACGCGGTCACCAACGAGGTGGCCGACATCTTCGAGGAGCAGTTCCCCGGCACGCACGTCGAACGCGAGGCGGCCGACTTCGGCAACTACTTCAAACGCCTCAACGTCCAGGGCGCGGGCCGGAACATGCCCTGCGTCACCCAGCTCCAGGCCCGCACCCTGGGCGACTTCACCGTCCGTGACACCCTGCTGCCCCTCGACCCGATGATCGAGTCCGGCGCCATCGACGTCAGCCACATCCCCGAGGCCGTCCTCGACACCGGACGCGGCCCGGACGGCAAGCTGTACATGCTGCCCACGGGAGCGGCGTACGACTCGCTGATGGTCAACGAGACCCTGGCCGACGAGGCCGGCGTCGCGCTGCCCCGGCCCGGCTACGACTGGGACGACTACCTCGCGTTCCTCCGGGACGCCGACGCCGCCCTGCCCGACGACATCGCGCCCACCGCACTCCGCGGCGGCCTGCCGAACTTCTTCATCGCCTACGTCCAGGGCCTCGGCGGGACGATGTTCGACGGGAACCGGCTCGGCTTCTCCAAGGACCTGCTCACCGAGTACTGGCAGATGTGGCAGGACATGGCCGGCGAGGGCCTGACGAACTCCCCGGCCGCCAACTCGGAGGAGCCCACCTCGCCCGAGGCCAGCTACGTCGCCCAGGGCGACGTGCTCAGCGACAACCGCCCGGGCAACGCGCTGACCCCGGCCCAGGGCACCCTGGACGGCACCGGCACGGGCGAGCGGCTGACCACCCTCCCGCTGCCCAGCGGCCCGGCCGGCTCCGGCAACGTGCTGATCACCTCGGGCATGTCCATCCCCCGCAACTGCGAGAACGTGCCCACCGCCGCGGCGTTCATCGACTTCTGGGCCAACGACGAGCGCAGCGGTGACCTGTACGCCTCGGCGAACGGCGCGGTCACCAACACCGAACTGCTGCAGCGCCAGCTCGACGACCCCGAGCAGCCCGACCTCAAGCGGCAGGAACTGACCCTCTACCAGCAGATCGTCGCCGACGACCCGCCCATCGTCCTGTACCCGCCCGGCTACATGGCCGTCTTCGAGTCCGCCTTCACCCGCGCCTACGAGGACATCGCCTTCGGGAGCGCGTCCGTGCCCGAGGCCGTCGACGCGTTCTTCGAGGAAGCCAACGCCGGCCTCGCCGCCTGA
- a CDS encoding CoA transferase, giving the protein MHDQTDPDATALAGLRVVDLTQVMAGPFCTMVLGDLGADVIKVENPGGGDQTRHSWGESGEGRDSTAFFALNRNKRSVCLDLKSAQGTADLHDLVRTADVVVHNWRPGVAERLGADYATLSALNPALIYASVSGFGSSGPYARRPGYDLIAQGMTGAMSVTGEPGGRPVKNGLPVGDLGAGLLLVSGILAAVLYRQRTGRGQQVETSLYEAVIAMSVWESTEYWATGAAPKPLGSANRMSAPYQALRTRDGHLTVGANNQRLWRNLCEALRLGHLTDDPRFATNMDRMRNRDELAALLEERLAEDDTGAWVDALLAAGVPAGPILDYAQVLDHDPHVRARGLVRELDHPVAGRVKVLGSPLTLGASPAVIRRHPPLIGEHTEEVLAEIRRGREADAAEAGR; this is encoded by the coding sequence ATGCACGACCAGACGGACCCCGACGCCACGGCACTCGCCGGACTGCGGGTGGTGGACCTGACCCAGGTGATGGCCGGCCCGTTCTGCACCATGGTCCTCGGCGACCTCGGGGCCGACGTCATCAAGGTCGAGAACCCCGGCGGCGGCGACCAGACCAGGCACTCCTGGGGCGAGAGCGGCGAGGGCCGTGACTCCACCGCGTTCTTCGCCCTCAACCGCAACAAGCGCAGCGTGTGCCTCGACCTCAAGTCCGCCCAGGGGACGGCCGACCTCCACGACCTGGTCCGCACCGCCGACGTCGTCGTGCACAACTGGCGCCCGGGAGTGGCGGAACGGCTCGGCGCCGACTACGCGACGCTGTCCGCGCTCAACCCCGCGCTGATCTACGCGAGCGTCTCCGGTTTCGGCAGCAGCGGCCCGTACGCCCGGCGCCCCGGCTACGACCTGATCGCCCAGGGGATGACCGGCGCCATGAGCGTCACCGGCGAACCCGGCGGCCGTCCGGTCAAGAACGGTCTGCCCGTGGGCGACCTGGGGGCCGGCCTGCTGCTGGTGAGCGGCATCCTCGCCGCCGTCCTGTACCGGCAGCGCACCGGCCGCGGCCAGCAGGTGGAGACCTCGCTGTACGAGGCCGTGATCGCCATGTCCGTGTGGGAGTCCACCGAGTACTGGGCGACCGGTGCGGCGCCGAAGCCCCTCGGCTCCGCCAACCGCATGTCCGCCCCCTACCAGGCGCTGCGCACCCGCGACGGCCACCTCACCGTCGGCGCCAACAACCAGCGTCTGTGGCGGAACCTGTGCGAAGCCCTCCGCCTCGGACACCTCACGGACGACCCGCGCTTCGCCACCAACATGGACCGCATGCGCAACCGCGACGAGCTGGCCGCGCTGCTGGAGGAGCGGCTCGCCGAGGACGACACCGGCGCCTGGGTGGACGCCCTGCTCGCCGCCGGCGTACCGGCGGGGCCGATCCTGGACTACGCCCAGGTGCTCGACCACGACCCGCACGTGCGGGCCCGCGGCCTCGTGCGGGAGCTGGACCATCCGGTCGCCGGCCGCGTCAAGGTGCTGGGATCGCCGCTGACCCTGGGCGCGAGCCCGGCCGTCATCCGCCGTCACCCGCCGCTGATCGGCGAGCACACCGAGGAGGTCCTGGCCGAGATACGCCGCGGCCGGGAAGCGGACGCGGCGGAGGCCGGCCGGTGA
- a CDS encoding enoyl-CoA hydratase, with protein sequence MSGGRVLVHRDGDVVRITLAHPERRNALTFAMYEQLAEACAVADGAGVRVVVLRGAGGRAFAAGTDIRHFAGFDGAGADGLEYERRVGRVLDRLAGLRAPLVGVVEGPAVGGGLALAAVCDLLIATPDAVFGAPVARTLGNCLPAPVVARLKDRLGSGRTMAMLLTAELLDAVTAHTAGLVHEVVPRDLLEERAADLVGRLADCAPLTLAALKETDRRLLAAGAAADTDDLLRRCYGSADFREGVAAFLDHRTPRWEGR encoded by the coding sequence GTGAGCGGGGGCCGGGTCCTCGTCCACCGGGACGGTGACGTCGTCCGTATCACGCTGGCCCACCCCGAGCGCCGCAACGCCCTCACGTTCGCCATGTACGAGCAGTTGGCGGAAGCCTGCGCCGTGGCCGACGGGGCCGGGGTGCGGGTGGTGGTGCTGCGCGGCGCCGGCGGCCGGGCGTTCGCCGCGGGCACCGACATCCGGCACTTCGCCGGCTTCGACGGCGCGGGAGCGGACGGGCTGGAGTACGAGCGGCGCGTCGGCCGCGTCCTCGACCGGCTCGCCGGGCTGCGCGCCCCCCTGGTCGGGGTCGTCGAGGGTCCGGCCGTCGGCGGCGGTCTCGCCCTCGCCGCCGTCTGCGACCTGCTGATCGCCACGCCCGACGCGGTGTTCGGCGCGCCCGTCGCCCGTACGCTCGGCAACTGCCTGCCCGCGCCGGTCGTCGCCCGTCTCAAGGACCGGCTCGGCTCGGGCCGCACCATGGCCATGCTGCTCACCGCCGAACTGCTCGACGCCGTGACGGCGCACACCGCCGGCCTGGTGCACGAGGTCGTGCCCCGCGACCTGCTGGAGGAACGCGCCGCTGACCTGGTCGGGAGACTGGCCGACTGCGCCCCGCTCACCCTGGCCGCCCTCAAGGAGACCGACCGCCGGCTGCTCGCTGCCGGCGCCGCCGCCGACACCGACGACCTGCTGCGCCGCTGCTACGGCAGCGCCGACTTCCGGGAGGGCGTCGCCGCCTTCCTCGACCACCGCACGCCCCGCTGGGAGGGCCGCTGA
- a CDS encoding amidohydrolase family protein, which produces MPPAMPVIDAHHHFWRVARQHQAWRTPDHHAIDRDYDPADLRAELAAAGVDATVLVQSVDTPEENDRLAAYADSADYVAGVVGWLPLADPPAARAELARSAHPSLRGVRTLVGRDPLDWLNRPDVRALFTDLADRGLTWDVVPVTAEQVRNVTALATAVPELRIIVDHLARPPVETGTPGPWAAHLAALAALPGVACKLSIGIDVLTAWDRWDPEALVPYVAHALDVFGPERLLLASNWPVVLLRRDYGRALADLAEAAARAGAGPADLAMIRGATAARWYRLAPA; this is translated from the coding sequence ATGCCACCCGCCATGCCCGTGATCGACGCCCACCACCACTTCTGGCGCGTCGCCCGCCAGCACCAGGCGTGGCGTACGCCCGACCACCACGCGATCGACCGCGACTACGACCCGGCCGACCTGCGCGCCGAGCTGGCCGCGGCCGGCGTGGACGCCACCGTCCTGGTGCAGTCCGTCGACACCCCCGAGGAGAACGACCGGCTGGCCGCCTACGCCGACTCGGCCGACTACGTGGCCGGCGTCGTCGGCTGGCTGCCGCTCGCCGATCCCCCCGCCGCGCGGGCCGAACTGGCCCGCTCCGCGCACCCGTCGCTGCGGGGCGTACGCACGCTCGTCGGCCGGGACCCTCTCGACTGGCTGAACCGGCCCGATGTCCGCGCCCTCTTCACCGACCTGGCCGACCGCGGCCTGACCTGGGACGTCGTCCCCGTCACCGCCGAGCAGGTGCGGAACGTCACGGCGCTGGCCACCGCGGTGCCGGAGCTGCGGATCATCGTCGACCACCTCGCCAGGCCGCCGGTGGAGACCGGGACGCCCGGGCCGTGGGCCGCACACCTGGCCGCGCTCGCCGCGCTGCCCGGCGTCGCCTGCAAGCTCTCCATCGGGATCGACGTCCTCACCGCCTGGGACCGCTGGGACCCCGAGGCCCTGGTGCCGTACGTCGCGCACGCGCTGGACGTCTTCGGTCCCGAACGCCTGCTGCTCGCGTCGAACTGGCCGGTCGTCCTGCTGCGCCGCGACTACGGGCGCGCGCTCGCCGACCTCGCCGAAGCGGCGGCGCGCGCGGGAGCCGGCCCCGCCGACCTCGCCATGATCCGCGGCGCCACCGCCGCCCGCTGGTACCGGCTGGCCCCGGCATGA
- a CDS encoding gamma carbonic anhydrase family protein, with protein sequence MTAIPFEDHTPELAPGAWLAPTATAVGAVRLGADASLWYGAVARADTERIVIGRGSNVQDGSVLHADPGFPVLVGTGVSIGHRAVVHGCTVEDDVLIGMGAVLLNGAHVGRGSLVAAGTVLLQGTRVPPGSLVAGVPGRVRRELTGDEAADIRRNADHYRDLARRHARREPTAP encoded by the coding sequence ATGACCGCCATCCCGTTCGAGGACCACACGCCCGAACTCGCCCCGGGCGCCTGGCTGGCGCCCACCGCCACCGCCGTCGGCGCCGTCCGGCTCGGGGCCGACGCGAGCCTCTGGTACGGAGCGGTGGCCCGCGCCGACACCGAACGCATCGTCATCGGCCGGGGCAGCAACGTGCAGGACGGCTCCGTGCTGCACGCCGACCCCGGCTTCCCCGTCCTCGTCGGCACGGGCGTCTCCATCGGGCACCGCGCCGTCGTGCACGGCTGCACCGTGGAGGACGACGTGCTGATCGGCATGGGCGCCGTCCTGCTCAACGGCGCGCACGTCGGGCGCGGCTCGCTCGTCGCCGCCGGCACCGTGCTGCTCCAGGGCACCCGGGTGCCGCCGGGCTCGCTCGTCGCCGGCGTACCCGGCCGGGTGCGCCGTGAACTGACCGGGGACGAGGCCGCGGACATCCGCCGCAACGCCGACCACTACCGGGACCTGGCACGCCGCCACGCCCGCAGGGAGCCGACCGCACCATGA
- a CDS encoding fumarylacetoacetate hydrolase family protein, with amino-acid sequence MNLTDHLATILPDDADRATLVGRLHDPADGGPSVVALRGDTLADLTPHAPTVADLLDRPDAVALAATAPVERTWPVAEVLAATLAGDAPAGDAPRLLAPCDLQVLKACGVTFVRSMIERVIEERAAGDRARAAGIRARVQEVIGGRIGDLVPGSPDAARVKEVLIAEDLWSQYLEVGIGPDAEVFTKAPVLSSVGTGAGTGVWSRSTWNNPEPELVLAADSRGRAVGATLGNDVNLRDVEGRSALLLGKAKDNNASCAIGPFIRLFDDGFGIDDARATDITLTVTGTDGFRIESVSSLREISRDPLDLLAQAMGRLHQYPDGMMLFTGTMFAPTQDRDAPGEGFTHHLGDIVRISAPRLGTLVNAVGHSETAPPWTFGIRALMTNLTRRGLL; translated from the coding sequence ATGAACCTCACCGACCACCTCGCCACGATCCTGCCCGATGACGCCGACCGCGCCACCCTCGTCGGCCGCCTCCACGACCCGGCGGACGGCGGCCCCTCGGTCGTCGCGCTCCGCGGCGACACGCTCGCCGACCTCACCCCGCACGCCCCGACCGTCGCGGACCTGCTCGACCGGCCGGACGCCGTCGCGCTGGCCGCCACCGCCCCCGTCGAACGCACCTGGCCGGTGGCCGAGGTGCTCGCCGCCACCCTCGCCGGCGACGCGCCCGCGGGGGACGCGCCCCGCCTGCTCGCCCCCTGCGACCTGCAGGTCCTCAAGGCGTGCGGCGTCACCTTCGTCCGCAGCATGATCGAACGCGTCATCGAGGAACGCGCCGCCGGCGACCGCGCCCGCGCCGCCGGGATACGCGCCCGCGTCCAGGAGGTCATCGGCGGACGGATCGGCGACCTGGTGCCCGGCTCCCCCGACGCCGCCCGGGTCAAGGAGGTGCTGATCGCCGAGGACCTGTGGTCGCAGTACCTGGAGGTCGGCATAGGCCCCGACGCCGAGGTCTTCACCAAGGCACCCGTGCTCTCGTCGGTCGGCACCGGCGCCGGGACAGGCGTCTGGTCCCGCTCCACCTGGAACAACCCCGAGCCCGAACTCGTTCTCGCCGCCGACTCCCGTGGCCGGGCCGTGGGCGCCACCCTCGGCAACGACGTCAACCTCCGGGACGTCGAGGGGCGCAGCGCCCTGCTGCTCGGCAAGGCCAAGGACAACAACGCCTCGTGCGCCATCGGCCCGTTCATCCGGCTGTTCGACGACGGCTTCGGCATCGACGACGCCCGCGCCACGGACATCACCCTCACCGTCACCGGCACGGACGGGTTCCGGATCGAGAGCGTCAGCTCCCTGCGCGAGATCAGCCGCGACCCGCTCGACCTGCTCGCCCAGGCCATGGGCCGGCTGCACCAGTACCCGGACGGGATGATGCTGTTCACCGGCACGATGTTCGCCCCGACGCAGGACCGGGACGCCCCCGGCGAGGGCTTCACGCACCACCTCGGCGACATCGTGCGGATCTCCGCCCCGCGTCTCGGCACCCTGGTGAACGCCGTCGGGCACAGCGAGACGGCCCCGCCCTGGACGTTCGGCATCCGCGCGCTGATGACCAACCTCACCCGCCGGGGGCTGCTGTGA
- a CDS encoding C-terminal binding protein — protein sequence MTRVVVTDQAFGAVAEERAVAERHAAEFAEHHCVTEEETRAAVAGADVAFVNFAPVTRPVLAALAPGATVIRYGIGYDNVDVAAARDLGVRVANVPDYGTDTVADHAVASLLALLRRLPVYDRAIRRDGWCAPADVGPLPSFSATTVGLVGLGQIGLAVHRRLRAFGFRVLATDPYADPAAGPPGGPGLVELPELLAEAHAISLHAPATPDTHHLIGPRNLARMRPGAVLVNTSRGALVDTNALAGALRAGRVAAAALDVLAPEPLPSDSPLRDLPNVVFTPHAAFYSTESLRALQRLAAEEADRALAGRPLRCRVA from the coding sequence GTGACCCGCGTCGTCGTCACCGACCAGGCGTTCGGCGCGGTGGCCGAGGAACGGGCGGTCGCCGAGCGGCACGCCGCCGAGTTCGCCGAGCACCACTGCGTCACCGAGGAGGAGACCCGCGCGGCCGTGGCCGGCGCCGACGTCGCGTTCGTCAACTTCGCCCCGGTGACCCGCCCGGTGCTCGCGGCCCTCGCGCCCGGCGCCACCGTGATCCGCTACGGCATCGGCTACGACAACGTGGACGTGGCCGCCGCCCGCGACCTGGGCGTCCGCGTCGCCAACGTGCCCGACTACGGCACCGACACCGTCGCCGACCACGCCGTCGCCAGCCTGCTCGCCCTCCTGCGCCGGCTGCCCGTCTACGACCGGGCCATCCGCCGGGACGGCTGGTGCGCGCCCGCAGACGTCGGACCGCTGCCCAGTTTCTCCGCGACCACCGTCGGACTCGTCGGCCTCGGGCAGATCGGCCTCGCCGTGCACCGGCGGCTGCGCGCCTTCGGCTTCCGCGTGCTGGCCACCGACCCGTACGCCGACCCCGCCGCCGGGCCGCCCGGCGGACCCGGACTGGTCGAGCTGCCCGAACTGCTGGCCGAGGCGCACGCCATCTCCCTGCACGCCCCCGCGACGCCCGACACCCACCACCTCATCGGGCCGCGGAACCTCGCCCGGATGCGGCCCGGCGCGGTCCTGGTCAACACCTCCCGGGGCGCTCTCGTCGACACGAACGCCCTCGCCGGTGCCCTGCGCGCGGGCCGGGTCGCCGCCGCGGCGCTCGACGTGCTCGCGCCCGAGCCGCTGCCGTCGGACTCGCCGCTGCGCGACCTGCCGAACGTCGTGTTCACGCCGCACGCCGCGTTCTACTCGACCGAGTCGCTCCGGGCGCTGCAGCGCCTCGCGGCCGAGGAGGCGGACCGGGCGCTGGCGGGGCGGCCCCTGCGCTGCCGGGTGGCCTGA